The segment AGCAGTTCCCCGTCGTACGAGGTGCCGTTCCCGGCGGAGTAGCCGCCCAGCGAGGCCAGGGGGCTGATACCGGCGACGCCGGCCGGGCGGTCGGTGCGGTCCGTGAGCATGCCGAGCATCAGCGTGCCGCCCATACAACCGCCCACCCACGCCACCTCCTTGGCGCCGCGCGAGCGCAGCAGGCGGGTCGCGTCGGAGATGGTCCGGCGACGGTCCACACCCCAGTCGAGGGTGACCACGTGATAGCCGTCGGCGGCGAGCCGCTTGGCCTCGGCCGCCCATTCGCAGGCGTCGCCCCAGGAGATGGGGGCGAAGACCACCCCGCGCGGGCCGGTGCCCAGGGTGACCAGTCGGCCGTCCCGCGAGGAGCCGGGCGGGCGGTAGGCGGTGGCGCCTTTCACGCCGTGGAAGCACGACGGCAGCCGGTCCGGTGTGGCGCTGAACTCTCCCACGGCGATGGTTCCCTTCTCGGTGGTTCCTCCCTCGGCGGAGCGACGGTTTTCCGCCATCGCGCTCCCCTGTGGGGCCGTTTCCTCGTCACGGCCGGCGCAGGCGGTGGCGCTGGTCAGGGTCAGAAACAGGACCGCTGTCATGGCCAGGGCACGTCTCGGCGCACATGTGAACATGAGAGAAGCATAGAGAGAAAGCATTGGGAAAAGCTATATTGAAAGGTAGATGGAAAGCTTTTCACAGTGTCCACATCTGGCAACCACACAGTCTCCCCAGGTCAGAACGTGCCTGTACGGAGGGTGGGATATCTTTGTACTGAGCATCGGGTAGAGGGAAGGCGGTTCACAGTGGAGCCTGACCACGTAGACGAGATCATCTCGGCATGGGGACACGAGCTGCCCGAAATCGCCGGCCTTCCCCTGGAACTGGCCAAAAGGACCGCCCTGTTGGTTTCGGCCTTTGATATCGCCGCGGCCGCCGAGCTGGAGAAACTCGGGCTCACACAGGCCGAGTACGGGGTCCTCGCCACCCTCCGCCGGATCGGCGCCCCCTACCGCCTCAAGCCGACCGACCTCACGCACGCTCTCCTGCTGTCCTCCGGCGGGACCAGCAATGTCATCAAGCGTCTCGTGGCCGCCGGCTATGTCACCCGCGCGGCAGCCGAGGACGATGCGCGCAGCAGCTGGGTGCAGCTCACCCCGAGCGGGGTGGAGACCGCCGAGGCGGCGGTGCGCGCCACCACCGCCGTGCACGCCCGGCTCGTCGACCGGATTCCGGAGCGCACGGCGAAGGCCCTCAGCGAGCAGCTGCGCATCGCGCTGGCCGCCATCGAAGAGGGCGTG is part of the Streptomyces platensis genome and harbors:
- a CDS encoding alpha/beta hydrolase; translated protein: MTAVLFLTLTSATACAGRDEETAPQGSAMAENRRSAEGGTTEKGTIAVGEFSATPDRLPSCFHGVKGATAYRPPGSSRDGRLVTLGTGPRGVVFAPISWGDACEWAAEAKRLAADGYHVVTLDWGVDRRRTISDATRLLRSRGAKEVAWVGGCMGGTLMLGMLTDRTDRPAGVAGISPLASLGGYSAGNGTSYDGELLLLGTADDPLSDEKRLREVAGSFPEAEVTVLPGRRHAAEIFAGPHGTAARRSLDGFLGRTFAPADS
- a CDS encoding MarR family winged helix-turn-helix transcriptional regulator, which translates into the protein MEPDHVDEIISAWGHELPEIAGLPLELAKRTALLVSAFDIAAAAELEKLGLTQAEYGVLATLRRIGAPYRLKPTDLTHALLLSSGGTSNVIKRLVAAGYVTRAAAEDDARSSWVQLTPSGVETAEAAVRATTAVHARLVDRIPERTAKALSEQLRIALAAIEEGVLIRR